From a single Miscanthus floridulus cultivar M001 chromosome 8, ASM1932011v1, whole genome shotgun sequence genomic region:
- the LOC136473067 gene encoding uncharacterized protein — protein sequence MHEEIPEVEETLRVERAAKRLVTEVQDLMKTARYRKRCFDQIEGTMTTNKELTAEVERLRHHLEAADQERTNQETQNQNLVGQLENKEQEKISLEAEVSRLQGEKSRALAECGRLKEDNEKLARRQSELQDHTNKMKDDLKILKVNAKRHLEAVIKERDDWKAQCLKASEERDTWSKRCQEMATGIVPVLDLIDPALTEEELRTPQLGLVERCKQAWGWFQDFVKEAGEYTGAHVLSMVRAHYPLIDLKCLEAGYPKEIDPDQAEELRTAQLDLSSKIIGDINLCGGGTAPMEGMPSTSQLEMPSATSQPTKPAVSTSQAPVGPSPSA from the exons atgcacgaggaaatcccagaggtcgaagagaccttaagagtcgaacgggcggccaagcgtctggtgactgaagtccag gacttgatgaaaactgcaagataccgaaaaaggtgcttcgaccagatagaaggaaccatgacgaccaataaggagctgacggctgaagtggaacgcctacggcaccaccttgaagccgccgaccaggagaggacaaaccaagaaacacagaaccaaaacctggtcggtcagctcgaaaacaaagagcaggagaaaataa gtttagaagctgaagtgtcccgcctccagggggagaaaagccgcgcgcttgcagaatgtggtcgcctgaaggaggataacgagaaactggcacgccgccagtcggaactccaagaccatactaacaaaatgaaggacgacctgaaaa ttttgaaagtcaatgccaagaggcaccttgaggccgtgatcaaggagcgcgacgactggaaagcacaatgccttaaggcctctgaggagcgggacacatggagcaagcggtgccaagaaatggcaacaggcattgtgcccgtcctcgaccttatcgacccggcgctcacagaggaagagctaaggacacctcagctcggactggtcgagagatgcaagcaagcatggggatggttccaagacttcgtgaaggaggcgggtgagtacacgggtgcccatgtgctaagcatggtgcgtgctcactaccccctgatcgatcttaaatgcttggaggctgggtatccgaaggagatagacccagaccaggccgaagagcttcggacggcccagctggacttgtcgtcaaagataattggcgatattaacctgtgcggaggtgggacagcacctatggagggtatgccatcgacaagccagctggaaatgccatcagctacaagccaaccaacgaagcctgcggtctcgaccagccaggcaccggtggggccatccccttcagcttga
- the LOC136469626 gene encoding uncharacterized protein: MIRVAEVLRVPSDRAAAGSPGPLPWAGAGQAGRARARRCGAAWTNRWLEADRGGAGLYAPGAPRIRWPAAGRGGEGRRRGGAQLGRRRAGARFAGRAGDGAVGAGVERGGRGRGWGGAGRSGSGPGWRGAVGVGAGVERGGRGGRGASVAAAGARCACVSVLCGPAHTFS, from the exons ATGATCAGGGTCGCCGAGGTGCTCCGGGTCCCCTCGGACAG gGCCGCGGCGGGCTCGCCGGGGCCGCTGCCTTGGGCCGGGGCCGGGCAGGCGGGGCGCGCCCGGGCGCGCCGCTGCGGGGCGGCCTGGACGAACCGGTGGCTGGAGGCCGATCGGGGTGGGGCGGGGCTGTACGCGCCCGGGGCGCCCCGGATCCGGTGGCCGGCGGCCGGCCGGGgtggggaggggcggcgccgcgGCGGGGCGCAGCTGGGCCGGCGGCGCGCTGGCGCGAGGTTCGCGGGGCGGGCCGGGGACGGGGCGGTCGGTGCTGGGGTGGAGCGGGGCGGGCGGGGTCGGGGCTGGGGTGGAGCGGGGCGGTCGGGGTCAGGGCCGGGGTGGCGCGGGGCGGTCGGGGTCGGGGCTGGGGTGGAGCGGGGCGGGCGGGGCGGGCGCGGGGCGAGCGTAGCGGCGGCAGGCGCGCGGTGTGCGTGCGTGAGTGTGTTGTGTGGGCCGGCCCACACATTTAGTTAG